A genomic segment from Kyrpidia tusciae DSM 2912 encodes:
- the rpsO gene encoding 30S ribosomal protein S15 encodes MALSQERKKELIDTFKVHESDTGSPEVQVALLTEKINTLNEHLKIHKKDFHSRRGLLKMVGQRRSLLNYLRKKDVARYRVLIEKLGLRK; translated from the coding sequence GTGGCGCTCTCTCAGGAGCGGAAAAAGGAATTGATCGACACGTTTAAAGTGCACGAGTCGGACACCGGGTCCCCCGAGGTTCAGGTGGCGTTGTTGACCGAGAAGATCAACACCCTCAACGAACATTTGAAGATCCACAAAAAAGATTTTCATTCCCGTCGAGGCCTGCTGAAGATGGTAGGGCAGCGACGAAGTCTGCTCAATTACCTGCGCAAGAAGGATGTGGCCAGGTACCGCGTCTTGATCGAGAAGCTCGGTCTGCGAAAGTAG
- the pnp gene encoding polyribonucleotide nucleotidyltransferase, with protein MPHIFETVLGGRRLVLETGKLAKQATAAVTVRYGDTVVLATVTMSKEPKDLDFFPLTVNYEERLYAVGKIPGGFIKREGRPSEKAILASRLIDRPIRPLFPEGFRNEVQVVALVLSVDQDCPPEIAGMIGTSAALTISPIPFDGPIAGLVVGRVDGQFVVNPTVAQTEKSDMHLVVAGSRSAVVMVEAGANEVPESEMLDAIMFGHEQLQPLIDLQERMRQEIGQEKIVPELHRPQEEIVQAVREFATEKLKTAIRTPEKLAREDAIRAVEEETQEHFAEQFPEGAADIAEVLHDILKEEVRSAILNEGMRPDGRALDEIRPISCEVGLLPRTHGSGLFTRGQTQALSVCTLGALGDVQILDGLDLEESKRFMHHYNFPPFSVGEARPIRAPSRRDIGHGALGERALEPVIPSEEEFPYTIRLVSEVLESNGSTSQASICGSTLALMDAGVPIKAPVAGVAMGLVKEGDRVAILTDIQGMEDHLGDMDFKVAGTAAGVTALQMDIKIKGLTRDILASALEQAHRGRMFILGKMLEVIQQPRQQLSPYAPRIITMRIHPDKIREVIGPGGRVINKIIDDTGVKIDIEQDGRIFIAAVDQEAGERARKMIEGIVAEVEVGHTYHGRVTRVEKYGAFVEILPGKEGLVHISQLADERVGRTEDVVRVGDEIDVKVTEIDSQGRINLSRREVLQARRGAADEVHPQEAGRQVGKVVGGGASRGGRGQRRRS; from the coding sequence ATGCCCCATATTTTTGAGACTGTGCTAGGCGGACGGCGTCTCGTTCTTGAGACGGGAAAACTGGCCAAACAGGCCACCGCCGCCGTGACGGTGCGCTATGGTGACACCGTGGTGTTGGCGACTGTAACAATGTCAAAAGAACCCAAGGATCTCGATTTCTTTCCCCTCACGGTCAACTACGAAGAACGGCTCTATGCCGTGGGCAAGATTCCCGGGGGGTTCATCAAACGGGAGGGGCGTCCCAGCGAAAAGGCGATTTTGGCGAGCCGGTTAATCGACCGGCCGATCCGACCACTTTTCCCGGAAGGATTTCGAAATGAAGTTCAGGTGGTGGCGCTGGTCCTGTCGGTGGATCAGGACTGCCCCCCGGAGATTGCCGGTATGATCGGAACCTCCGCGGCTCTCACGATTTCCCCCATTCCTTTTGATGGGCCCATCGCGGGACTGGTGGTCGGCAGGGTGGATGGGCAATTCGTGGTGAATCCCACTGTGGCCCAAACGGAAAAAAGCGATATGCACCTGGTGGTGGCCGGTTCCCGGAGCGCCGTGGTGATGGTGGAGGCCGGTGCGAATGAAGTGCCGGAATCGGAGATGCTCGACGCGATCATGTTCGGGCATGAACAACTGCAGCCCTTGATCGATCTGCAGGAACGCATGCGCCAGGAGATTGGCCAAGAAAAGATCGTGCCCGAGTTGCACCGTCCTCAGGAGGAGATCGTTCAGGCGGTGAGGGAATTCGCCACGGAAAAGCTTAAGACCGCCATTCGCACCCCGGAAAAATTAGCCCGGGAAGACGCCATCCGGGCGGTGGAAGAAGAGACTCAGGAACATTTTGCCGAACAGTTTCCGGAAGGAGCGGCAGACATTGCCGAGGTCCTGCACGATATCCTCAAAGAGGAAGTCCGCTCGGCGATTCTCAATGAGGGCATGCGACCGGACGGCCGGGCATTGGACGAGATTCGCCCGATCTCCTGTGAAGTCGGCCTCTTGCCCCGCACCCACGGGTCCGGTTTGTTCACCCGGGGCCAGACCCAGGCGCTGTCGGTCTGTACCCTCGGGGCGCTCGGCGATGTCCAGATTCTCGATGGCCTCGATCTAGAGGAGTCGAAGCGCTTCATGCATCATTATAATTTTCCACCTTTCAGCGTGGGCGAAGCGCGACCTATTCGGGCGCCCAGCCGGCGGGACATCGGCCACGGGGCCCTGGGGGAACGGGCGCTGGAACCCGTGATCCCCAGCGAAGAGGAGTTTCCTTACACGATTCGCCTGGTGTCGGAGGTCCTGGAATCAAACGGATCCACCTCCCAGGCCAGCATTTGTGGCAGTACGCTCGCGTTGATGGACGCCGGGGTGCCCATTAAGGCGCCGGTGGCCGGGGTTGCCATGGGTCTCGTGAAGGAAGGGGATCGGGTGGCCATCCTCACGGATATCCAAGGAATGGAAGACCACCTCGGGGACATGGACTTTAAGGTGGCGGGCACCGCAGCTGGAGTGACGGCGCTTCAGATGGATATCAAGATTAAGGGTTTGACCCGGGACATTCTGGCATCCGCTTTGGAACAGGCCCATCGCGGTCGGATGTTTATCCTCGGCAAAATGCTTGAAGTGATCCAACAGCCGCGGCAACAGCTGTCCCCCTATGCGCCCCGGATCATCACCATGCGCATTCACCCAGATAAAATCCGGGAGGTCATTGGCCCCGGGGGCCGGGTGATCAATAAGATCATCGATGACACCGGGGTGAAGATCGACATTGAACAGGACGGGCGGATTTTTATTGCCGCCGTGGATCAAGAGGCCGGGGAGCGGGCCCGGAAGATGATCGAGGGAATCGTGGCCGAGGTGGAGGTTGGACACACCTACCACGGGCGCGTGACCCGGGTGGAGAAGTATGGAGCTTTTGTGGAAATCCTTCCGGGCAAAGAAGGACTGGTCCACATCTCTCAATTGGCGGACGAGCGGGTGGGCCGGACCGAAGATGTCGTCCGAGTGGGGGACGAGATCGATGTGAAGGTGACGGAAATCGACTCCCAGGGGCGGATCAACCTCTCTCGGCGGGAAGTGCTGCAGGCTCGGCGGGGAGCTGCGGATGAGGTGCACCCCCAGGAAGCCGGTCGGCAGGTGGGAAAGGTCGTCGGAGGGGGCGCATCCCGGGGAGGACGCGGTCAGCGCCGGCGTTCATGA
- a CDS encoding zinc-dependent alcohol dehydrogenase family protein produces the protein MRAARLVEHKKPLPVMEVPDPKPGPGDAVLRVEACGICRSDWHAWQGDWSWIGLSPELPITPGHEFGGVVEEVGKDVKNYKRGDRVTVPFHAGCGHCQYCLSGVPNLCENIQIYGLVSGFDGGYAQYVLVKNADFNLIPLPENVDGVTAAAIGCRYMTGYHGVVRGNVKPGDWVAIQGAGGVGLSAVQVAAALGGQVIAVDIDDAKLEKARQEGAVATINAKRENVPEAIKEITKGGAHVGIDALGVRDTVLNSVLSLRKGGRHVQVGLTTSEEGGMVSLPVDAITAMELEFVGSLGNPHPAYRGLLSLVASGRLKPKTLVNKEVGLEDVSETFEDMSNFRTKGFHVITRF, from the coding sequence ATGAGAGCTGCCCGCTTAGTTGAGCACAAGAAGCCCCTTCCGGTCATGGAGGTTCCCGATCCGAAGCCGGGCCCGGGGGACGCTGTTCTTCGAGTCGAGGCGTGTGGGATTTGCCGCAGCGACTGGCACGCATGGCAAGGTGACTGGTCTTGGATCGGGCTTTCCCCGGAATTGCCCATCACGCCGGGGCACGAGTTTGGAGGCGTGGTGGAGGAAGTCGGGAAAGATGTGAAAAACTATAAGCGCGGCGACCGGGTTACGGTGCCCTTCCATGCCGGGTGCGGGCATTGCCAATATTGCCTAAGTGGAGTGCCGAACCTGTGCGAGAACATACAAATCTATGGCTTGGTCAGCGGCTTTGATGGTGGATATGCGCAGTATGTCCTGGTCAAGAATGCCGATTTTAACCTCATCCCGCTCCCGGAGAATGTGGACGGAGTGACGGCGGCAGCGATCGGGTGTCGATACATGACCGGATATCACGGTGTGGTTCGGGGCAACGTGAAACCCGGGGACTGGGTGGCCATTCAAGGGGCCGGAGGTGTGGGCTTATCCGCCGTTCAGGTGGCCGCGGCACTGGGCGGTCAAGTCATCGCCGTGGACATCGACGATGCGAAGTTGGAGAAAGCCCGGCAAGAAGGTGCTGTGGCGACGATCAACGCGAAACGCGAAAACGTCCCGGAAGCAATCAAAGAGATTACAAAGGGCGGGGCCCATGTCGGTATCGATGCCCTCGGTGTTCGTGACACTGTTCTCAACTCGGTTCTGTCCCTGCGCAAAGGGGGCCGGCATGTGCAGGTTGGCTTGACCACCTCGGAAGAGGGGGGAATGGTATCGTTGCCGGTGGACGCCATCACAGCGATGGAATTAGAGTTCGTGGGCAGTCTTGGCAATCCCCATCCTGCCTATCGGGGTCTGCTCAGCCTCGTGGCATCTGGCCGGTTGAAACCAAAGACGCTGGTGAACAAAGAAGTCGGGCTCGAAGATGTCTCTGAAACGTTTGAAGACATGAGCAACTTTCGCACGAAAGGATTTCATGTGATTACAAGGTTTTAA
- a CDS encoding ferritin family protein, with protein sequence MAQTEPMERTVRTAEAGAFKFTGSEDRRFVYFQPRKRRPTTYEDVTIDIQPHTGRHLKQGFLLAMLDDSPNYNPERTRVQCSDWNRIVDVNEEYERIFYQRQHAVEEQFRRTLETAKSRQVFETFHPRWTRVLEIHLSAFKHAEYGLGMYSFAIMQREALTIMLNNVFTVQSAEKLRFAQDLTIYMMELAEQITGFSESRGRESWLSAPEWQGIRKAVEQINASTDWAEQWFVINLLYEPLIGQLFRGRFIMLFGSQNGDFVTPVLVSTAEADYDRNLRTTVEAFKVLLGDEQHGAANRTLVEGWVEKYLPLCTEASKGLEPLWEMPQVQVAAFSDSYERAASKCLHNLSALAITLPKGVRV encoded by the coding sequence ATGGCGCAAACGGAACCGATGGAGCGGACAGTTCGAACCGCAGAGGCGGGGGCGTTCAAGTTCACCGGATCGGAGGATCGCCGTTTTGTGTATTTTCAGCCGCGAAAAAGGCGGCCGACCACGTATGAAGACGTCACCATCGACATTCAACCCCATACCGGGCGTCATTTGAAACAAGGGTTTCTCCTTGCAATGTTGGATGACTCCCCGAATTACAATCCGGAACGAACCCGTGTGCAATGTTCAGATTGGAACCGGATCGTCGACGTCAACGAAGAGTATGAGCGAATCTTTTACCAAAGGCAACACGCGGTGGAGGAACAGTTCCGCCGCACCCTCGAGACCGCGAAATCCAGGCAGGTGTTTGAAACCTTCCATCCGAGGTGGACCCGGGTGCTGGAGATCCATCTGTCCGCCTTCAAGCACGCAGAATACGGTCTGGGCATGTACAGTTTTGCGATCATGCAGCGCGAGGCATTGACGATCATGTTGAACAATGTTTTCACTGTTCAATCGGCGGAGAAATTGCGGTTCGCCCAGGATCTCACCATCTACATGATGGAACTGGCCGAGCAGATTACCGGATTCAGTGAGAGCCGCGGACGAGAATCGTGGCTTTCGGCGCCCGAGTGGCAGGGAATTCGAAAGGCCGTCGAGCAAATCAATGCTTCTACCGATTGGGCGGAGCAATGGTTTGTGATCAATTTGCTCTATGAACCGCTCATTGGCCAGCTATTCCGGGGCCGTTTTATCATGTTGTTTGGATCGCAAAACGGCGACTTCGTTACGCCTGTCCTCGTTTCCACCGCGGAAGCGGATTACGATCGGAATCTGCGCACCACGGTGGAAGCATTCAAAGTGCTTCTGGGCGATGAACAGCATGGCGCGGCAAATCGCACGCTGGTGGAAGGGTGGGTCGAAAAATATTTGCCCTTGTGTACTGAGGCATCCAAAGGTCTCGAACCCCTTTGGGAAATGCCGCAGGTACAAGTGGCGGCCTTCTCTGACAGCTACGAGCGGGCTGCGAGCAAGTGTTTGCACAACCTGAGCGCGCTGGCGATCACCTTGCCGAAAGGGGTGCGGGTATGA
- a CDS encoding MmoB/DmpM family protein, whose product MNLKLDSGVLNGCGITMNDSEQARVIAEVMRTKPGVRVSEEPALINIDADRNLVFNMAELSEAMGSDFDVYQFQIEVTAYYGRMVVQDDQVILFANQEEAMKYYKG is encoded by the coding sequence ATGAACCTAAAACTTGATTCCGGTGTATTAAACGGCTGTGGCATCACGATGAACGACAGTGAGCAGGCTAGAGTCATCGCCGAGGTGATGCGTACCAAGCCCGGAGTGAGAGTGTCGGAAGAACCGGCATTGATCAATATCGATGCCGATCGCAATCTCGTTTTCAACATGGCGGAATTGTCCGAGGCCATGGGGTCTGACTTTGATGTATATCAATTTCAAATAGAAGTAACAGCCTATTATGGCCGCATGGTGGTGCAGGACGATCAGGTCATCTTATTCGCGAATCAAGAGGAAGCAATGAAATATTATAAGGGATAA
- a CDS encoding NADH:ubiquinone reductase (Na(+)-transporting) subunit F: MEIEIEEGEKVLDAAFRQGVLLAHGCREGQCSACKSVMVDGDYDLDRYSTFALPDYESEQGYVLLCQTLAYSDLTIELLNYNEEHMFLDNPIRTVSTEVSEIKRLTHDITRLRLRLKPGESLSFKAGQYVDIRLPGVDPARSFSMSSLPSQPEELEFMIKIIPGGYFSGILDQRLQVGDELEVTGPFGNFYYREGAEEMYVIGGGAGMAPLWSLMCDMAEKGIDRKIRFFYGARTARDLFYLDEIRELQDRFSDFAFVPALSEPSEGDNWSGATGMITEVLENYLQAHPPAAGIQGYLCGPPPMIDAAIRVLTNHGAEERNIFYDKFTASTK; this comes from the coding sequence GTGGAGATTGAGATCGAAGAAGGAGAAAAGGTTTTGGACGCAGCCTTCCGCCAAGGAGTCCTGTTGGCCCACGGGTGTCGGGAAGGCCAATGTTCGGCTTGTAAGTCGGTGATGGTCGATGGGGATTATGACTTGGATCGGTATTCTACCTTTGCTTTACCGGATTATGAGTCAGAACAGGGATATGTCCTCCTTTGTCAAACCCTTGCGTACAGCGATCTTACGATTGAACTTTTGAATTACAACGAAGAGCATATGTTTTTGGATAATCCGATCCGAACGGTGTCGACTGAGGTCAGCGAGATCAAACGCTTGACTCACGACATCACCCGCCTTCGCCTGCGTCTGAAGCCAGGTGAATCTTTATCGTTTAAAGCTGGCCAATATGTCGATATTCGGCTTCCCGGAGTCGATCCGGCTCGCTCGTTCTCCATGTCCTCGCTGCCCAGTCAGCCCGAAGAACTCGAGTTTATGATCAAAATCATTCCCGGGGGCTATTTTTCAGGCATCTTAGATCAGAGGCTCCAGGTGGGCGATGAACTGGAAGTTACAGGACCTTTCGGCAATTTCTACTATAGAGAAGGGGCGGAAGAAATGTATGTCATCGGCGGCGGGGCGGGCATGGCTCCTTTGTGGTCCCTTATGTGCGATATGGCGGAAAAGGGTATTGATCGAAAAATTCGCTTTTTCTACGGAGCCCGCACTGCGCGAGATCTGTTTTACTTAGATGAGATTCGGGAATTGCAAGATCGGTTCAGCGATTTCGCGTTCGTTCCAGCGCTATCGGAGCCTTCCGAAGGTGACAACTGGTCGGGCGCCACCGGTATGATCACGGAAGTGTTGGAGAATTACTTGCAGGCCCACCCACCTGCCGCCGGCATTCAGGGATATCTTTGTGGCCCTCCCCCCATGATCGACGCGGCAATTCGTGTCCTCACGAATCACGGAGCAGAGGAGCGCAACATCTTTTATGACAAATTTACTGCTTCCACGAAATGA
- a CDS encoding ferritin family protein, with amino-acid sequence MASPAAFVNKVHERIPLLDWDPQYAERPERYPTAYRFPKKSSKDPMKQILHSYFPMQAEKDTRVFGGLDAALRGNMFQKLSPRYTEYLKPFLSVFPFIELQAAHAMSNLIDAVDAPELHNGYAHQMIDEFRHANIQQNLARYYMEHYVDPWGFNNNNLMNVTTPVGAIGRQFAEAFTAGDAVTGSSIFLQVVGETAFTNVLFVANPSEAAANGDIALPSVFLSVQSDEARHINNGFATLALALENPDNHRLIERDLRYAFWILHTAVDGIMSVILEYGDESRRPDKPAYYELWKRWVYDDYYRTYLLPLEKYGIRIPSDLIQEIWERFMVKDWHHKMAIELSAMWMFNSWRFEPLNERDFEWFEKKYPGWYSKYGNYWENYRRLSVPGPGQSPPCLAGIGHVLPYTCYTCLEPVAIREELQIAEHNGRVYTYCSDTCRWVHETTLNDPVPMVRLAPPEARMFTETHAGQSLEEALRSSGLVRSDGQTLVAQPHLLFDDKYMWRLEHLPNIELSSQLDALTRMTPEERARAVDEYRKGITFH; translated from the coding sequence ATGGCGTCACCTGCGGCATTTGTTAACAAGGTTCACGAGCGGATTCCCCTCCTTGATTGGGATCCGCAGTATGCGGAACGCCCGGAACGATATCCAACAGCTTACAGGTTTCCCAAGAAATCATCGAAAGACCCGATGAAGCAAATCCTTCATTCCTATTTCCCCATGCAAGCGGAAAAGGATACTCGGGTGTTTGGAGGGCTCGATGCGGCTCTTCGTGGAAATATGTTCCAGAAACTGTCGCCGCGTTACACCGAATATCTCAAACCGTTTCTAAGCGTGTTTCCCTTTATTGAGCTACAGGCGGCGCATGCCATGTCCAACTTGATTGATGCCGTTGACGCCCCCGAGTTGCACAATGGTTACGCACACCAAATGATTGATGAATTCCGCCATGCCAATATTCAGCAAAACCTGGCCAGGTATTACATGGAACATTATGTGGATCCTTGGGGGTTCAATAACAATAACCTGATGAACGTCACCACACCAGTTGGCGCCATTGGGCGACAGTTTGCCGAAGCGTTCACGGCGGGAGACGCCGTAACCGGATCCAGTATTTTTCTTCAAGTGGTTGGCGAGACCGCCTTTACCAACGTACTGTTCGTCGCTAATCCTTCGGAGGCGGCGGCGAACGGGGATATTGCACTGCCGTCGGTGTTTCTGTCGGTACAATCGGATGAGGCGCGGCATATCAACAACGGTTTTGCTACCCTGGCTTTGGCTTTGGAGAACCCGGATAACCACCGGCTTATCGAACGGGATCTTCGGTACGCGTTCTGGATCCTCCACACCGCCGTGGACGGCATCATGAGCGTGATCCTTGAATACGGGGACGAATCCCGGCGTCCGGATAAACCGGCTTATTACGAGTTGTGGAAACGCTGGGTGTACGATGATTACTATCGCACATACCTGCTACCCCTTGAAAAATACGGGATACGGATCCCCTCGGATCTGATCCAAGAGATCTGGGAACGCTTCATGGTGAAAGATTGGCATCACAAAATGGCGATTGAACTCTCGGCTATGTGGATGTTTAATTCTTGGCGATTTGAACCGTTAAATGAGCGTGATTTCGAATGGTTCGAAAAGAAATATCCCGGATGGTATTCAAAATACGGCAATTATTGGGAAAACTATCGCCGACTGTCGGTACCCGGTCCCGGACAAAGTCCTCCCTGTTTAGCGGGTATCGGCCATGTCTTGCCGTATACCTGTTACACCTGCCTCGAGCCGGTGGCGATCCGGGAAGAGTTGCAGATTGCTGAACACAATGGGCGGGTGTACACGTACTGCTCAGATACCTGCAGATGGGTGCATGAGACGACGTTGAACGATCCGGTTCCGATGGTGCGGCTCGCTCCTCCGGAGGCCCGCATGTTTACGGAAACGCACGCCGGGCAGTCCCTGGAGGAGGCCCTGCGCAGCAGTGGCTTGGTGCGCAGCGATGGCCAGACGCTGGTGGCGCAACCCCATCTCCTCTTCGATGACAAGTACATGTGGCGATTGGAACACCTGCCGAACATTGAGCTCAGCAGCCAATTGGACGCGTTGACTCGAATGACTCCGGAAGAGCGCGCCCGAGCGGTGGACGAATACCGGAAAGGTATCACGTTTCACTGA
- a CDS encoding DUF4242 domain-containing protein, which produces MPKYLVERQLGGPISDEDLREAVARSKEVMAQMSEMQWLHSNMTADRSTIVCEYIAPNPESIQEHSRRANLPCTRITEVTEFDAKSFK; this is translated from the coding sequence ATGCCAAAGTACCTTGTCGAACGGCAACTCGGGGGGCCGATTTCGGACGAAGACTTGAGGGAAGCGGTGGCTCGTTCAAAAGAAGTCATGGCGCAGATGTCCGAGATGCAATGGTTGCATAGTAATATGACGGCGGATCGCTCCACCATTGTCTGTGAATACATCGCTCCGAATCCGGAGAGCATTCAGGAGCACTCTCGCCGCGCCAACCTGCCCTGTACGCGGATCACCGAAGTAACGGAATTCGATGCCAAATCCTTTAAGTAA